One part of the Rutidosis leptorrhynchoides isolate AG116_Rl617_1_P2 chromosome 1, CSIRO_AGI_Rlap_v1, whole genome shotgun sequence genome encodes these proteins:
- the LOC139886536 gene encoding uncharacterized protein produces MSNIEMDSGITVAVQANVQKRGRKRKSARMYQNWQFAPISFPKMQSDDFLELPIVVSCKIAEAGITVMKVHVDNGSSVDIVYEQCFVQLPESLRATLQPTVASLTGFARESSLHMGILPLDVELVDENNDGLARQARLDFYVMRTSSRYNILLGRIALGKFGIIPSTIHGMIKFATLKGVATITSTSIMPICAAVNVKSAEQKIADALDIMVVINPAYPEQNITVGCNVSADTRKQIVQYMDIFAWCENDMTGVPRHIAEHRLNVNPALKPVVQKRRGMAPDRAKWLCEEVTKLVRAGILREVQYQSWIANPILERKPDGSWRMCIDFKDLNKAYPKDNYPLPEIDLKVESLHAFPYKCFLDEAIGYHQIPMAQEDADKIVFHTVRHNLEAYVDDLVIKSTTQERIVDDILETFDTLRIINMKLQPSYASVVLSHHTLCI; encoded by the exons atgaGCAATATCGAAATGGATAGCGGTATTACTGTCGCTGTGCAAGCGAATGTTCAAAAAAGAGGAAGAAAGCGAAAGTCGGCAAGAATGTATCAAAATTGGCAGTTTGCGCCAATTAGTTTTCCaaaaatgcagagcgatgatttctTGGAACTGCCGATAGTAGTATCGTGCAAAATTGCGGAAGCCGGaatcacagtcatgaaagttcatgttgataatggcaGTAGCGTTGATATTGTATATGAACAATGTTTTGTTCAACTGCCGGAGAGTCTTAGAGCAACTTTACAACCAACCGTAGCTTCGCTAACCGGTTTTGCTAGAGAATCCTCATTGCATATGGGAATTTTGCCCTTAGATGTTGAACTCGTTGATGAAAATAATGATGGTTTAGCGCGTCAAGCACggctagatttctatgttatgcgCACCTCATCTCGCTATAATATATTGTTAGGCAGAATTGCCTTAGGTAAATTCGGAATTATTCCATCCACAATTCATGGTATGATTAAATTCGCAACACTTAAAGGTGTTGCGACAATAACTTCAACGAGCATCATGCCCATTTGTGCGGCTGTTAATGTAAAAAGTGCAGAGCAAAAAATCGCTGATGCTTTGGATATCATGGTAGTGATTAATCCTGCATATCCCGAACAAAATATTACAGTGGGATGCAATGTTAGTGCGGACACAAGGAAACAAATTGTGCAGTACATGGATATTTTTGCTTGGTGTGaaaatgatatgactggtgttccgcgtcatattgcggaGCATAGACTTAATGTAAATCCAGCTTTAAAACCTGTAGTGCAGAAGCGTAGAGGCATGGCCCCAGACCGCGCAAAATGGCTATGtgaagaagtaacaaaattggtgCGAGCTGGAATCTTGCGCGAAGttcaataccaatcatggattgcgaaTCCAATTTTGGAGAGGAAGCCTGATGGTTcatggagaatgtgtattgattttaAGGATTTAAATAAAGCGTACCCTAAGGATAATTATCCACTCCCAGAAATTGATTTGAAAGTGGAATCATtgcatgcttttccatataaatgttttttggaCGAGGCAATAGGGTATCATCAGATTCCAATGGCTCAAGAGGACGCAGATAAAATCGTATTTCATACTG TTAGGCATAATCTTGAGGCTTATGTTGATGATTTGGTAATCAAAAGCACAACACAAGAGCGAATTGTTGATGACATACTCGAAACGTTTGACACACTGCGCATAATTAACATGAAGCTGCAACCGTCGTACGCAAGTGTGGTGCTCTCCCACCATACTCTATGTATTTAG
- the LOC139855257 gene encoding lysM domain-containing GPI-anchored protein 2-like, with product MSKLISSLLLIPLLVIVMVIQIQIQLTSSQPTTSSNNVLGFRCSSSSSTTGSRSSCTSLIDYKLPNTTTLSSLLNLFQIKNLRTLLSANNLPLSTSHNQSYPSSSILKIPFPCSCSITNTTGISDRRPFYTVVPGDGLFHIAADVFSNLVTFQQIQQVNNISDPNLILVGQKLWIPLPCSCDDVDGEDVVHYGHLVAAGSTLTGIAQQFNTTETTLLDLNGITNSADLKADSILDVPLKVCTSSVRNNSLDYPLLVPNGTYTFTANNCVRCQCNAANNWILECEPSGMSLPNMQTCPSMQCVGTSFDLGNTTSDSTCSRSRCEYSGYTNATIFTTLTQESTCTDGNSPSGNGSSGLRWKFLVGAFVIALHLVTWL from the exons ATGAGTAAGCTAATCTCCTCGTTGTTGTTGATACCACTACTAGTAATAGTAATggtaattcaaattcaaattcaattAACCTCATCACAACCCACCACGAGTAGTAACAACGTCTTAGGTTTCAgatgttcttcatcatcatcaacaaccgGAAGTAGAAGCAGCTGCACATCCCTCATCGATTACAAACTCCCAAACACAACAACGCTTTCCTCGCTCCTCAACCTTTTCCAAATAAAAAACCTCCGTACACTTTTATCCGCCAACAACCTCCCTCTGAGCACCTCACACAACCAGTCTTACCCCTCTTCCTCCATCCTCAAAATCCCCTTCCCGTGCTCCTGTTCCATCACCAACACCACCGGAATCTCCGACCGCCGTCCCTTCTACACCGTCGTACCTGGCGACGGTCTCTTTCATATCGCAGCTGACGTCTTCTCTAACTTAGTAACGTTTCAACAGATACAGCAAGTGAATAATATAAGTGATCCGAATTTGATACTTGTTGGTCAGAAGTTATGGATACCGTTGCCGTGTAGTTGTGATGACGTGGATGGTGAGGACGTGGTGCACTATGGACATCTTGTGGCTGCTGGGAGTACGCTCACTGGGATTGCACAGCAGTTTAATACAACTGAAACCACTTTGTTAGACTTGAACGGAATCACTAATTCTGCTGATTTGAAAGCTGATTCCATTCTTGATGTTCCTCTTAAAG TTTGTACATCATCGGTGAGAAACAACTCTTTGGACTACCCTTTGCTTGTCCCAAATGGCACATACACTTTTACGGCTAACAATTGCGTCAGATGCCAATGCAATGCTGCTAACAATTGGAT ATTGGAATGTGAGCCCTCTGGTATGAGTCTGCCAAACATGCAAACTTGTCCTTCTATGCAATGTGTGGGCACTTCTTTTGATTTGGGCAACACTACTTCGGATTCTACTTGTAGCCGCTCAAGATGTGAATATAGCGGTTACACAAATGCCACCATCTTCACCACTCTCACCCAAGAGTCTACTTGTACtg ATGGGAACAGCCCTTCAGGAAATGGTTCGAGTGGATTAAGATGGAAGTTTCTTGTTGGTGCGTTTGTGATCGCTCTTCATCTTGTGACTTGGCTGTGA